Genomic segment of SAR202 cluster bacterium:
GGCAAGGGCTGGCGCACGCCTACCGGCGGCGAGGTGGACCGATACCTTCAGACCGATCTAGTTATGTATCCGGGATTCTCGGGCGGACCGCTGGTGGACGCCGAGGGCAAGGTACAGGGAGTTAACACGTCGGCCATACTGCGAGGCGTGTCCCTGGCAGTACCCATCGGGACTATAAATCGAGTGGTGGAGGCGCTGCAGGCCCACGGGCGAATCCGTCGGGGCAAGCTGGGCATTGGCGCGCAGCCGGCGCGGTTGTCGGAGGGCGTCGCGGGGCAGGCAGGACAGGAGACGGGGTTGCTGGTGGTGGCCGTCGAGAAGGGCAGCGCGGCCGATGCGGCGGGGCTTCTGATGGGCGACACCATCGTATCCCTGGACGGGCAGTCGGTGCGGCACCTGGACGACCTGCTGGCGCTGCTGAGCGCCGAGCGCATCGGCAAGCGGGTGAGTGTGCGGATAATTCGCGGCGGCCAGCCTAAGGAGATTACGGTGGCCGTGGCGGAAAGGACTTAGTATCGATGGCTAATCTTTTGCAATTGCTAAACGACGAGATGGCGCAGGTGGCGGAGAAGGCGAGCCGCAGCCTGGTGCAAGTCCACGCTCTTGGTCAGGGCAACGGGTCGGGAGTTAGCGCCCATGCTTATGGTCTGGTGCTGACCAACGCCCACGTGGTGCGCGGCCCTAAGCTGATGGCGGTAACTATGGACGGCCGAAAGCTGCCCGCGCGATTAATGGCCTACGACACGGATATCGACCTGGCGGCGCTGGTT
This window contains:
- a CDS encoding PDZ domain-containing protein, which produces MAELLSNFSNALAETVSKAAPSVVRVEGRRGIPASGIVWWADGVIVTAHHVLERDDNLEVGLADGQSLQAALVGRDPTTDLAVLRVKAIGLPAVSRGSIENLRVGHLALALGRPGESVRATMGVVSALGKGWRTPTGGEVDRYLQTDLVMYPGFSGGPLVDAEGKVQGVNTSAILRGVSLAVPIGTINRVVEALQAHGRIRRGKLGIGAQPARLSEGVAGQAGQETGLLVVAVEKGSAADAAGLLMGDTIVSLDGQSVRHLDDLLALLSAERIGKRVSVRIIRGGQPKEITVAVAERT